A section of the Piliocolobus tephrosceles isolate RC106 chromosome 14, ASM277652v3, whole genome shotgun sequence genome encodes:
- the IL33 gene encoding interleukin-33 isoform X5, which produces MKLRSGLTIKKEACYFRRETTKRPSLKTGRKHKGHLVLAACQQQSTVECFAFGISGVPKYTRALHDSSIRGISPITESLASLSTYNDQSITFALEDESHEIYVEDLEKDKKKDKVLLSYYESQYPSSESGDGVDGKMLMVTLSPTKDFWLQANNKEHSVELHKCEKPLPDQAFFVLHNKPFNCVSFECKTDPGVFIGVKDNHLALIKVDSSENLCSENILFKLSEI; this is translated from the exons ATGAAGCTCCGCTCTGGCCTTACGATAAAAAAGGAGGCCTGTTACTTTAGGAGAGAAACCACCAAAAGGCCTTCACTGAAAACAG GTAGGAAGCACAAAGGACATCTGGTACTCGCTGCCTGTCAACAGCAGTCTACTGTGGAGTGCTTTGCCTTTGGTATATCAGGGGTCCCGAAATATACTAGAGCACTTCATGATTCAAGTATCAGAG GAATTTCACCTATTACAGAATCTCTTGCTTCTCTAAGCACATACAATGATCAATCCATTACTTTTGCTTTGGAGGATGAAAGTCATGAGATATATGTTGAAGActtggaaaaagataaaaagaaag ATAAGGTGTTACTGAGTTACTATGAGTCTCAATACCCCTCAAGTGAATCAG GTGATGGTGTTGATGGTAAGATGTTAATGGTAACCCTGAGTCCTACAAAAGACTTCTGGTTGCAAGCCAACAACAAGGAGCACTCTgtggag CTCCATAAGTGTGAAAAACCACTGCCAGACCAGGCCTTCTTTGTCCTTCATAATAAGCCCTTCAACTGTGTTTCATTTGAATGCAAGACTGATCCTGGAGTGTTTATAGGTGTAAAGGATAATCATCTTGCTCTGATTAAAGTAGACTCTTCTGAGAATTTGTGTAGTGAGAATATCTTGTTTAAGCTCTCTGAAATTTAG